In the genome of Sardina pilchardus chromosome 14, fSarPil1.1, whole genome shotgun sequence, the window AAAAGTCCAGGTGGGGATCCTGACATTTATAAACTCTGGGTGATGTTTCAAGTGCGGCGCACAAGTGCATTTGATTGACCGTCATAAAAttggcatgtctcagactgaccagCTGATCACTGGTCATGGCTTATTCCGGTCACCAGCCGAATAATCGGTTTATCTCTAAAACAACTTCTTTTGCAATCACTGACATCACCTTTAAttattgtgtttatgtgtgtgtgtgtgtgtgtccatgtgtagaTCCACCATGAAGAGGCGGGCGTGTCGTGTGCCAGTTCTGTCCCTGGTTCTGCTGGCGTTGCTGCTGACTGACCCAGCGTGGGCATGGGGCAAGAGCAAGACCTCCTCCAAATCCAAAACGTCCTCCTCCAACACCAAAACATCCAACAAACCCGTGGCCACCTCGCCTAGGACGAAGACCCAGGCAAATTACCCCAGACAGCCCAGCCAAGGGGGCCAGCCAAGCAAACCAAACCCATACCCCAAAGGGGGTACCTATCCGGGGGCTGGAACCAACACAAACCAGCAGAACCCCGGCAGGGGAGGAACCAGTTATGGTGGAAACACAAATCAGCAGTACCCTGGAGCGGGTGGTTCCCCCAACCAACAGTACCCGGGTAGAGGAGGGACTCCGAACCAACAGTACCCCGGTGCGGGTGGTTCCCCCAACCAACAATACCCTGGTGCTGGAGGATACCCCAACCAGCAATACCCAGGCAGAGGAGGTACCCCAAACCAACAGTACCCCGGAGCGGGTGGTTACCCCAACCAACAGTACCCTGGTGCTGGAGGATACCCTAACCAACAGTACCCGGGCAGAGGTGGGTACCCCAATCAGCAGTACCCTGGTGCTGGAGGGTACCCCAACCAGCAGTACCCTGGTAGAGGCGGATACCCCAATCAACAGTACCCTGGAGCAGGGGGTGGGTATGGAGGTGGATATGGAGGTGGGTATGGAGGCGGTTATGGAGGCGGCGGATATGGAGCAgggtatggtggtggtgggcataCCAACTGGAACCCCAACAATAAGATCTTGAGCCCTCGGTATGGAGGAGGTTACGGGGGTGGCATGGGAGGCTCCCCCTTCGCCCGCACGGTGCAGCAGAACGGATACATGCCCTCGGGCAAGTCCCAGGGCTTCGCCAAGAAGGCCATGCTGGCCGCGGGCGTCGGGGCAGTGGCGGGCATGGCGGTGGGCTACGGTCTCGGACGCTTCCCTCGTCCCCACTTCGGCTTCCGAAGCCCCATGGAGGAGCAGCAGTACAACCGCTACATGTACGAGCGCTACGGCGAGCGCTCCACCGACGACAACGACTACCGCGAGTACGTCTACAAGACGCCGCCGAAGGCCGACAAGAGCTTCCAGACGTACGAGCAGTACATGGAGAGCTGCATGAAGCGCACCGACCTCCTCAGGCAGGATGGACGCAACTCAGACCAGAGCAATCTACAGAGCGACCAGCCATCAGACCAGAGCAATCTACAGAGCGACCAGCCATCAGACAccgaggagagaaaggaagaccCAGACAAGAGCAGACTCCCCGCCGATCAGCCCTCCAGCACCAACGAGACTCTGGCTAACGCTAACGGAACTCTGGGCAGTACTGACCCGGAGAAGAGCGGCGTCGTGGCGTCCGAGGATCCCGAGGCAGACGCGGCCGCGGCCACGGCAACGGGGGTCAGGCGAAGGCGGCATGCCGTTGCCGACGGCAACGCCGACGACACCGTCAGCATCGTGGAGGTGGGCTACCCGGCGCTGATCGACCAGCTGAAGTCGCGCCGCTGCATGGAGCTCTACATGGGCTACTCGGAGCAGTTCCTGCAGaagcagagccagagccaggtcCAGGAGCCGAAGAGCCGCGGCGACTCCAGCGGGCGACCCCTCGCTCTGCTCCTCACCACCTCCGTCATGCTGCTCTGCAGCAACGTCCTACTGCAGTGAGGAAGCAGGCAGTGAGGAcatgcgtatgagtgtgtgtgtgtgtgtgtgtgtgtgtgtgtgtgtgtgtgtgtcatagagagagagagagagagaaagtgtgtgtgtgtgtcagagagagagggagagagagagaaagtgtgtgtgtgtcagagagagagagagagagagtatgagagagagagtgtgagagtgtatgagagagagagtatatgtgtcaaatagtgagagagagagagagtgtgtgtgtgtgtgagaataagtactgtacatactgtatgtatactatgtgtgcctgtctgtatgggtatgtgtatgtgtgtgtgtgtgtgtattgttccaTGATGTACTCCGTGGATGGATGACTTCAGTCAGCATGAAGTGGTTGTAAATCTGAGGGCATGTTGTCCTGAGGTCGTCTGTGCTGTTCGACTCTAAAATGATGTACTCTTCTCTTCACGTTGATATTTATGGGTTTCCATGTTTATGTTGTTGCATTGTGTCCACTCTACCAAACTGCACTGACATGTTTTTAAGGAACCCCTGTCTTCCCCATACCCTGAGTGTTACACAGGATCTTGTCACTCATGTTCACGTTGATATCGTGTGGCTTTAGGTCTTTATTCTATAAGGTCATGGTTTGTGTCTTATTTGAAGTAATCTGAAACGGCGGGCTGTCTCATAGTATTTGTGTTtctatgaaaatgcatcaacaaCAATTAATGACACATGCTGGtgttataatgataataatgtctCAATCATAGCAGTTAACAAGACACTGATAAAAAGCTAGTTTGGTAGGCTTAGGAATGTCTGAAGATGATGCCATCCATACGACTGCCACAGATGTGACTGAAAGTCAATCATCTATTCATTAATTCAATGTTGTCAAACAGATACTGCACAGCTGCCACTTAACAGCTATCTCATAATAAGAACTTGCCTCTTTACAGATACAGAGCCTAATGAAACACGCAGAAATGTCCAGTAGCTCACTTACTGTACTGCATGCATGGTGTATACTCAATGTGTACCTGAGTTTTATGAGTTTTTGACAGCAAAGCACACAAACTGAGGACAAATCCTCCAATGTTCTGCCGTTAAGCAAATACCACGGTACTGCCAGGACACAGGGAAATTGCTCGGTTCCACAGCATGTTCTGCTTTTCCGCTGTGCTTGGCACTGCTTTTTGCATACTTTGCTAACAAGGTAACTGTCATGATTGCATGTCTTTTGTGCTTACAGATATATCAACAACATACAGTGGTAACGAATGGTAATGTCTCTTTTTAATATCGCAATCACTACTCACTAATTACTCATCTCGCATCtctaatattttttattttaatttagaTCAAAAATGAGTTTAAACGTAGATGGCTTTGTAGATGATTCATGATTTACAGTTCAGGCAGACTTCGGTGTAGGCTAGCTCTCTACACATTGACACAAGTGCACTTAGTTTCCTGATGAAAAGTAATTGGGGAGGGGGCTGTACATGAAGATACTTAAAAACTGCATTTACAAACTATGAGGCTAATGTTGTTGGAGTTGTGCTGGTTGTCCGTAACTGTGGAATATCTCATTTGTATCTGCGTCCAGTGTGGTACTGTTAGACAGCCTTTCTTCATCATCCCCAAGATATTGGTCTTACTCGTGCTTGTTCAAACTCAAATGTTCAGTAACTGGAAATGGTCGAAAGGTGTTGGTTTGTCTTTGCAAATCTCTGCCTATTCTGTCACATGAAACTCTTGAAATTCTTCTCGATTCATTTAGGCTTATGGTGTACTTAGACTATGATACAGCTTCTGAATGACCCCCATAATAAAGCAGTTTTCAACAAAATATCAGAACTATGTCCTGTCATTATTATAGattatgtctgtttttttagtTGTTACCtcaaacacatttacactcaAAAAACGTGTTCTTAGTTTAAGGAGTTTGCTGGTCATCCAGAAATTCCTTTAGCGGTTTCCTGATATAGAGCAGAGTTCCACTGCTCACGCTCCAAGAACAACCAT includes:
- the prnpb gene encoding prion protein b, whose product is MKRRACRVPVLSLVLLALLLTDPAWAWGKSKTSSKSKTSSSNTKTSNKPVATSPRTKTQANYPRQPSQGGQPSKPNPYPKGGTYPGAGTNTNQQNPGRGGTSYGGNTNQQYPGAGGSPNQQYPGRGGTPNQQYPGAGGSPNQQYPGAGGYPNQQYPGRGGTPNQQYPGAGGYPNQQYPGAGGYPNQQYPGRGGYPNQQYPGAGGYPNQQYPGRGGYPNQQYPGAGGGYGGGYGGGYGGGYGGGGYGAGYGGGGHTNWNPNNKILSPRYGGGYGGGMGGSPFARTVQQNGYMPSGKSQGFAKKAMLAAGVGAVAGMAVGYGLGRFPRPHFGFRSPMEEQQYNRYMYERYGERSTDDNDYREYVYKTPPKADKSFQTYEQYMESCMKRTDLLRQDGRNSDQSNLQSDQPSDQSNLQSDQPSDTEERKEDPDKSRLPADQPSSTNETLANANGTLGSTDPEKSGVVASEDPEADAAAATATGVRRRRHAVADGNADDTVSIVEVGYPALIDQLKSRRCMELYMGYSEQFLQKQSQSQVQEPKSRGDSSGRPLALLLTTSVMLLCSNVLLQ